In Symmachiella dynata, the following are encoded in one genomic region:
- a CDS encoding DNA polymerase beta superfamily protein: MNKRVHHHSNLIFSVGTQVVALRDLIGANGRILHPRGSVGVVVRPPRDLEHSYRVKFLDGVEESLKSGELTPLAKFKEGEIGDSNVTVERSNLFERVIFRCVIGSRAYGLDDEQSDIDYRGFYLPPADLQWSLYGVPEQLECEETQEAYWEIQKFLILALKANPNVLECLYTPLVEKATPLAEELLDMRSIFLTRLVYQTYNGYVMSQFKKMQADIRNHGKVKWKHVMHLIRLLISGISVLRHGFVPVKVEEYREELLSIKRGEVAWEETEKWRLSLHAEFDKALAETKLPDRPDYSKANDYLIKVRREAALEG; the protein is encoded by the coding sequence ATTCTCTGTCGGCACGCAAGTCGTGGCGCTGCGGGATCTCATCGGGGCCAACGGTCGCATCCTGCATCCTCGTGGGTCGGTCGGCGTGGTAGTGCGTCCGCCTCGGGATTTAGAACATTCGTACCGGGTCAAGTTCCTGGACGGCGTCGAAGAGTCACTCAAGTCAGGGGAGTTGACACCATTGGCGAAGTTCAAGGAGGGGGAGATTGGTGATAGCAATGTCACCGTTGAGCGGAGCAATCTGTTTGAGCGAGTGATTTTTCGTTGTGTGATCGGTTCCCGGGCTTACGGTTTGGACGATGAGCAGTCGGACATCGACTACCGGGGCTTTTACTTACCGCCTGCCGATCTCCAATGGTCGCTGTACGGCGTGCCGGAGCAACTCGAATGTGAGGAGACACAAGAGGCATACTGGGAGATTCAGAAGTTCTTGATCTTGGCTCTCAAGGCGAACCCCAATGTCCTGGAATGCCTCTACACTCCCCTGGTGGAGAAGGCAACCCCGCTGGCAGAGGAATTGCTCGACATGCGGTCGATTTTTCTCACCCGGCTGGTTTATCAGACCTACAACGGCTACGTGATGTCGCAATTCAAAAAGATGCAAGCCGACATCCGCAACCACGGAAAGGTGAAGTGGAAACACGTGATGCACCTGATCCGGCTGCTGATCTCCGGCATCAGCGTCCTGCGACACGGCTTCGTGCCGGTCAAGGTGGAGGAATACCGGGAGGAACTGCTGTCGATCAAACGTGGTGAGGTGGCCTGGGAGGAAACGGAAAAGTGGCGGCTCAGTTTGCATGCGGAGTTTGACAAGGCATTGGCTGAGACAAAATTACCGGACCGGCCTGATTACAGCAAGGCGAATGACTACCTCATCAAAGTCCGGCGAGAAGCGGCGCTAGAAGGTTGA
- a CDS encoding four helix bundle protein has translation MKSDSGVVDLKRRTMAFAVRIVKLYGALPKTTAAQVISKQLLRSGTSVGAHYREGMRARSAAEFISKIEGGLQELEETDYWVELLVEAEIVHPDRLADLRKEINELTAILVTCAKNAKQKAK, from the coding sequence ATGAAATCTGATTCGGGGGTTGTTGATTTGAAACGTCGGACGATGGCGTTTGCCGTACGTATTGTGAAATTGTACGGGGCATTGCCGAAGACCACGGCGGCACAAGTGATTAGCAAACAGTTGTTGCGGTCCGGGACATCGGTGGGTGCACACTACAGGGAGGGCATGCGAGCCCGCTCAGCGGCGGAGTTCATCAGTAAGATCGAAGGTGGTTTACAAGAGTTGGAAGAAACGGACTATTGGGTGGAATTACTGGTCGAAGCGGAAATTGTTCATCCCGATCGTCTGGCAGATCTCCGCAAAGAGATCAACGAACTCACCGCAATCCTTGTCACATGCGCCAAAAATGCAAAGCAAAAAGCAAAGTAG
- a CDS encoding DNA polymerase beta superfamily protein: MSNFILPPSSFRLSEHPFPLLFATISGAHLYGFPSPDSDFDLRGAHLLPLEDVIGLNPGRETVEKSGIHDGLEIDLVTHDIKKFMGLLLKKNGYVLEQLLSPLVVHSTPEHEELKAIAPQCITKHHAHHYLGFAATQWKLFQKEDPPRVKPLLYVYRVLLTGIHLMRTGEVEANLVRLNETAKLPYIPELIERKVSGTEKGTLDQADLAFHQREFDRLLCELETAHEESRLPERPTAGVVLNDLLVRMRLKSST, translated from the coding sequence ATGTCTAATTTCATCCTTCCCCCTTCATCATTCCGCCTTTCAGAGCACCCCTTCCCACTGCTGTTCGCAACGATCAGCGGAGCGCACCTGTACGGCTTCCCTTCGCCCGATTCGGATTTCGATCTGCGGGGGGCGCATCTGCTTCCGCTGGAGGACGTGATCGGCTTGAATCCCGGAAGGGAAACGGTCGAAAAATCCGGGATTCACGACGGTCTGGAAATCGATCTCGTCACGCACGACATCAAGAAGTTCATGGGGCTGCTTCTGAAGAAAAACGGGTACGTGCTGGAGCAGTTGCTCTCGCCGCTGGTGGTACACAGCACGCCGGAGCACGAAGAACTGAAAGCCATCGCTCCCCAGTGCATCACCAAACACCACGCCCACCATTACCTAGGCTTCGCCGCTACGCAGTGGAAGCTGTTTCAAAAGGAAGACCCGCCGAGGGTCAAGCCGCTGCTGTATGTGTATCGCGTCCTGCTGACCGGCATTCACCTGATGCGGACCGGCGAGGTGGAAGCTAATCTCGTTCGTTTGAATGAAACAGCGAAGCTTCCGTACATCCCGGAGTTGATCGAACGGAAGGTCAGCGGTACGGAAAAAGGCACGCTCGATCAGGCGGACCTGGCGTTTCATCAGCGGGAATTCGACCGTTTGTTGTGTGAACTCGAAACGGCACACGAAGAGAGCCGCTTGCCGGAGCGTCCGACTGCGGGTGTGGTGTTGAATGATTTGTTGGTGCGGATGCGGTTGAAGTCTTCAACATAG
- a CDS encoding polynucleotide kinase-phosphatase, translating to MHIKIPKLSLVVLVGPSGSGKSTFARKHFLPTEVLSSDACRAMVSDDENDQTVTPDAFELLTYIAAKRLALGRLTVVDATNVQPESRQPWVQLARKYHCLPVAIVLNVPEKLCHERNRGREDRSFGPHVVRQQRSQLRRSLRRLKREGFRHVFVLESVEEVEAATVERVALWNDKRDEHGPFDIIGDVHGCGDELEQLLEQLGYVRTRLKAEGGGMKEADALWFPPSSFSRQPCVYAHPAGRKAVFVGDLVDRGPRVLDTLRIVRNMVEHGSGLCVPGNHDVKLLRKLNGKNVQLTHGLANSVAEIEALPDDTRDPFSKALAKFIDGLVSHYVLDDGKLVVAHAGMKEEMQGRGSGKVRDFALYGETTGETDEFGLPVRYNWAAEYRGSATVVYGHTPVPEPEWLNRTINVDTGCVFGGKLTALRYPEMETVSVPAKHTYCEPSRPFLVEEKEAPALSAQQLHDDVLDAEDVLGKRIISTRLSRNVTIREENSTAALEVMSRFAANPKWLIYLPPTMSPPETTSEEGLLEHPAEAFHYYRSQGVANVVCEEKHMGSRAVVVVCQDAEAVQERFGVTEGEAGMVYTRTGRRFFNDLDLEEQFLARLQIALTNAGFWEQFNTSWACFDCELMPWSAKAQELLRTQYAAVGAAGNASLPQAVGVLQQTAGRLNDGHKIEEIVTCYRHRRENVENFITAYRQYCWTVDSLDDLKLAPFHLLATEGGVHIDQNHIWHMETLERICAEDPTLMLATNFHVVDVTDSDSQTEGIDWWTGLTAGGGEGMVIKPLEWVVRGKKGLVQPAVKCRGPEYLRIIYGADYTADQHLSRLRNRSLGRKRSLAVREFALGIEALERFVRREPLRRVHECVFGVLALESEPVDPRL from the coding sequence ATGCACATCAAAATCCCCAAACTCTCCCTCGTCGTCCTCGTCGGCCCCAGCGGCTCTGGCAAGAGTACGTTCGCACGCAAACACTTTCTGCCGACCGAAGTGCTCTCCTCCGATGCGTGCCGGGCGATGGTTAGTGATGATGAAAATGACCAGACCGTCACGCCGGACGCATTTGAGTTGCTCACGTACATTGCCGCTAAGCGGTTGGCGTTGGGGCGGCTGACGGTTGTGGATGCGACGAACGTGCAGCCCGAATCCCGCCAGCCGTGGGTGCAGTTGGCTCGCAAGTACCACTGCCTGCCGGTGGCGATCGTGCTGAACGTACCTGAGAAGTTGTGCCACGAGCGAAATCGAGGGCGTGAGGACCGCTCGTTCGGTCCGCACGTTGTACGGCAACAGCGTTCGCAACTTCGGCGGTCTTTGCGACGGCTGAAGCGAGAGGGCTTTCGGCATGTCTTTGTGTTGGAGAGCGTCGAAGAGGTCGAAGCGGCAACGGTGGAGCGGGTTGCGTTGTGGAACGACAAGCGGGATGAACACGGGCCGTTTGATATCATCGGCGATGTGCACGGCTGCGGTGACGAACTTGAACAATTGCTTGAACAATTGGGATACGTGAGGACAAGGCTGAAGGCTGAAGGAGGAGGGATGAAGGAAGCGGACGCCCTGTGGTTTCCGCCTTCATCCTTCAGCCGTCAGCCTTGCGTCTATGCTCATCCTGCAGGCCGCAAAGCCGTCTTTGTCGGAGACTTGGTGGACCGAGGACCACGTGTTCTCGATACCCTGCGAATCGTTCGTAACATGGTTGAGCACGGCAGCGGACTGTGCGTTCCCGGCAATCACGACGTGAAGTTGTTGCGGAAGCTGAACGGCAAGAACGTCCAACTCACGCACGGTTTGGCCAATTCCGTCGCCGAAATCGAGGCTCTGCCTGATGACACCCGTGATCCATTCAGCAAGGCCCTCGCCAAATTCATCGATGGTCTCGTGAGCCACTACGTCCTGGATGACGGCAAACTGGTCGTCGCCCATGCGGGGATGAAAGAAGAAATGCAGGGACGTGGTTCCGGCAAGGTTCGTGACTTCGCCTTGTACGGAGAAACCACGGGAGAGACCGACGAATTTGGTTTGCCTGTGCGCTACAATTGGGCTGCGGAGTATCGTGGTTCGGCGACGGTGGTCTATGGCCACACCCCCGTTCCCGAACCAGAGTGGCTCAATCGCACGATCAATGTCGATACCGGTTGCGTCTTCGGCGGCAAATTGACGGCACTCCGCTATCCTGAGATGGAGACTGTCTCCGTCCCGGCGAAGCACACCTACTGTGAACCGTCACGCCCATTTCTTGTTGAGGAAAAGGAAGCACCGGCACTGTCGGCTCAGCAACTTCATGACGACGTGCTGGATGCGGAAGACGTGCTCGGCAAGCGCATCATCTCTACCCGGCTGAGCCGCAATGTCACGATCCGTGAGGAGAACTCCACAGCTGCGCTGGAAGTCATGAGCCGTTTCGCCGCAAATCCAAAATGGCTGATCTACTTGCCGCCCACAATGTCGCCACCGGAAACGACCAGCGAGGAGGGATTGCTCGAACATCCCGCCGAAGCATTCCACTATTATCGCAGTCAAGGTGTTGCGAATGTCGTCTGCGAAGAAAAGCACATGGGATCGCGGGCTGTGGTCGTGGTCTGCCAAGACGCTGAAGCGGTCCAAGAGCGATTTGGAGTGACCGAGGGCGAGGCCGGTATGGTTTACACACGAACAGGCAGACGATTCTTTAACGACTTGGACCTGGAAGAACAATTCCTGGCACGCCTGCAAATCGCATTGACCAATGCTGGGTTTTGGGAGCAATTCAACACATCATGGGCCTGTTTCGATTGTGAATTGATGCCGTGGTCTGCCAAAGCGCAGGAACTATTGCGCACGCAGTACGCTGCAGTGGGAGCTGCGGGAAATGCCTCACTCCCCCAGGCTGTCGGAGTTCTTCAGCAAACAGCAGGGCGGTTGAATGATGGGCACAAGATCGAAGAGATCGTGACTTGTTATCGTCATCGCAGGGAAAACGTCGAGAATTTCATCACGGCTTACCGGCAATATTGTTGGACCGTTGATTCGTTGGATGATCTGAAACTGGCTCCGTTCCACCTGTTGGCAACGGAGGGTGGCGTTCATATCGACCAGAACCATATCTGGCATATGGAGACGCTGGAGAGAATTTGTGCGGAAGATCCTACGTTGATGTTAGCCACTAATTTCCATGTGGTTGATGTCACCGATTCGGACAGTCAAACTGAGGGGATCGATTGGTGGACCGGTCTGACTGCCGGCGGGGGTGAAGGTATGGTGATCAAACCATTGGAATGGGTCGTGCGCGGCAAAAAAGGGTTGGTGCAACCTGCCGTGAAATGCCGTGGCCCAGAATACCTGAGAATCATCTACGGAGCCGACTACACGGCGGACCAGCATCTGTCACGCCTGCGAAACCGCAGCTTGGGACGCAAGCGATCATTGGCTGTGCGAGAATTTGCTCTTGGAATTGAAGCCTTGGAACGATTTGTGCGGAGGGAACCATTGCGGCGAGTCCACGAATGTGTGTTTGGCGTACTGGCCTTGGAAAGCGAACCGGTCGACCCTAGGTTGTAG